In the genome of Coraliomargarita algicola, one region contains:
- the smc gene encoding chromosome segregation protein SMC: MYLKEIVISGFKSFADRTRLDLRQGVTAVVGPNGCGKSNIVDAIRWVLGEQSAKALRGASMQDVIFEGTDKRKGLPTCEVKLTFTDCEAELGTQFNEVAISRRVSRDGGSDYYINGKVSRLKDIQRLFANTGVGRVSYSFMLQGQIDQILSTNPAERRTIFEEAAGITLYKAQRKEALSKLALVDANLARVTDVIEEVARQIGSLKRQASKALRYQRIKHRLTHLDLANSAYRHSDLSQSITQVAERATELRKKVEAHTTSLERDESILMEKKAQRAGLSQKMEELQQRVYNLRSEKENAENQAEFSTIRSKDMVARIAEYQKEIADLEKQKAELATRAKDESENKQMHLEVVDDSDRIFRERNQELAVAQEQLGAMEGELQKRRQDLLTAENRINRARSRCTTLEVNLKTYQVKHASLTESAMNLKEEVVALEQGLAEIQRLLEKRRAEQASCEQAVEEARADSREILTQYRSLQERIQEQDRGIARKTAQLNVLESLQAKFEGFGEGAKAILGDKLSDVVSKNSVSIISKELKVDSTYTTALKTLLGSAADALYVGDSNKALSVIGKLDADFMGRACLQIDLPAATEAKAVELPAGLVAAQAVVTVRDPNLQNAVDRLLTGCYFADRLDSFVEYWKTHPDFNFLLVATRDGEIVDCRGLIHGGRTTGKKSSSVLERESEIRSLRQEIGTERAALEELREQADTLDERRNVAEATVEAQRKRLGDLASEVSGLVAEERNQTQKIEHNARTRSQAEDELFRLDEKHGDSIAELEAAKEELAGAEQTLKDERQGGSDLEVAIDQARQERDAKREALSDVRLELAEKKQRLESVDRALSEVQRETASLEHRILRRNQEIDTINEQIAQLKQSSEHHANKSEELAKTLEIANDELDKDREQLQGIDAIINEIDEGLSGRRNESRSFDKELTKLEIRLAEERSQLGFIQNTALDEYQVDLSQVDWKAELWEGNVEFEKRVNLDEMDDPDKIAAQPKQERRDPSEEELAEMDQTDWSTIEAEVGELKGRISNMGPVNLDAISEYADLKERHDFLQGQSEDLNNSKNKLVETIDQINDTSQALFRETFEQVKKNFAFTYGKISGGGDSDLLLVDSEDPLESGIDIIARPPGTRLKSVTLLSGGQRTMAAVALLFAIYMVKPSPFCVLDEIDAALDDANIGRFCDTLHGFTDKSQFLIITHNKRTISNADTVFGVTMPEKGVSTLLSMRFNKDGKRPEMSADENQQPF, encoded by the coding sequence ATGTATCTTAAAGAGATTGTCATTAGTGGCTTTAAGAGTTTTGCCGACCGCACTCGCCTGGACTTGCGCCAAGGTGTGACCGCAGTGGTTGGCCCGAATGGTTGTGGTAAAAGTAATATCGTGGACGCGATTCGTTGGGTGCTTGGAGAGCAAAGTGCCAAGGCTTTGCGTGGTGCCTCGATGCAGGACGTGATTTTCGAGGGCACGGATAAGCGCAAGGGCTTGCCGACCTGCGAAGTTAAATTGACGTTTACCGACTGTGAGGCGGAGCTGGGCACACAGTTCAATGAAGTCGCTATTTCACGGCGTGTGAGTCGCGACGGTGGCAGTGATTATTATATCAATGGCAAGGTCTCCCGCCTGAAGGATATTCAACGTCTGTTTGCGAATACCGGGGTGGGGCGTGTGTCTTATTCATTTATGTTGCAGGGGCAGATCGACCAGATCCTGTCTACCAATCCGGCCGAGCGACGTACTATTTTCGAAGAAGCGGCAGGGATCACTCTCTATAAAGCGCAGCGCAAGGAGGCTCTGAGTAAGCTGGCGCTGGTGGATGCCAATCTCGCCCGTGTAACGGACGTGATTGAGGAGGTCGCGCGCCAGATCGGTTCGCTCAAACGCCAAGCCAGTAAGGCGCTCCGTTATCAACGCATCAAGCATCGGTTGACGCATCTGGATCTCGCTAACAGCGCATATCGGCATTCTGACTTAAGTCAGTCGATCACGCAGGTGGCGGAACGTGCCACCGAGCTACGTAAGAAGGTCGAGGCGCACACCACTTCGCTAGAGCGCGATGAGTCGATCTTGATGGAAAAGAAAGCGCAGCGTGCGGGGCTCTCTCAGAAAATGGAAGAGTTGCAGCAACGGGTGTATAATCTGCGCTCTGAAAAAGAAAATGCCGAGAATCAGGCCGAGTTTTCCACCATTCGTTCTAAGGACATGGTGGCGCGTATTGCCGAGTATCAGAAGGAGATTGCCGATCTGGAAAAGCAAAAGGCAGAGCTGGCTACCCGTGCCAAAGACGAGAGTGAAAACAAGCAAATGCACTTGGAAGTGGTCGACGATTCCGACCGTATCTTTCGCGAGCGCAATCAAGAGTTGGCAGTGGCTCAGGAGCAACTCGGCGCGATGGAGGGGGAGCTACAAAAGCGCCGGCAGGACCTGTTGACTGCGGAGAATCGTATCAATCGTGCACGCTCGCGTTGCACTACGCTTGAAGTCAACCTTAAGACATACCAGGTCAAGCACGCCTCACTCACTGAGAGTGCGATGAATTTGAAAGAAGAAGTGGTGGCGCTGGAACAGGGACTGGCTGAGATCCAGCGTCTGCTCGAAAAGCGTCGTGCGGAGCAAGCCAGCTGCGAGCAAGCGGTGGAGGAAGCCCGTGCTGATTCACGCGAAATATTAACGCAGTATCGCAGCCTGCAGGAGCGTATTCAGGAGCAAGACCGCGGCATTGCGCGTAAGACGGCCCAGTTAAATGTGCTCGAAAGCTTGCAAGCCAAGTTCGAGGGCTTCGGCGAGGGAGCCAAGGCCATTCTGGGGGATAAGCTCAGTGATGTGGTCTCTAAAAACAGTGTCTCGATCATCTCCAAGGAGCTGAAAGTTGATAGCACATATACGACCGCATTGAAGACACTGCTCGGCTCTGCTGCGGATGCGCTTTACGTCGGGGATTCTAACAAAGCACTGTCGGTGATCGGTAAGTTGGATGCTGACTTTATGGGGCGGGCTTGCTTGCAGATTGATCTGCCTGCCGCCACCGAAGCGAAGGCAGTTGAATTACCTGCGGGCTTGGTTGCGGCGCAAGCCGTAGTCACCGTGCGTGATCCGAATCTGCAAAATGCGGTCGATCGTTTGCTGACGGGGTGCTACTTTGCGGATCGTCTGGATTCATTTGTTGAGTATTGGAAGACGCATCCTGACTTCAATTTTCTATTGGTGGCTACCCGCGATGGCGAGATCGTCGATTGTCGTGGGCTGATACACGGTGGACGCACCACGGGGAAAAAATCTTCCAGTGTGTTGGAGCGGGAGTCTGAAATTCGGAGTCTGCGCCAAGAGATTGGGACGGAGCGAGCAGCACTCGAAGAGCTGCGTGAGCAGGCGGATACGCTTGATGAACGTCGTAATGTGGCCGAGGCGACTGTGGAAGCGCAGCGCAAACGACTGGGCGATCTGGCGAGCGAGGTGTCTGGCTTGGTGGCCGAAGAGCGCAATCAAACGCAGAAGATCGAACACAACGCACGCACGCGCAGCCAGGCCGAAGATGAACTTTTCCGTCTGGATGAGAAACATGGTGATTCCATTGCTGAATTGGAAGCGGCCAAAGAGGAGCTTGCTGGTGCGGAGCAAACTCTCAAAGACGAGCGCCAGGGAGGCAGTGATTTGGAAGTGGCCATCGATCAGGCCCGGCAAGAGCGAGATGCCAAGCGTGAGGCGCTCTCCGATGTGCGACTCGAGCTCGCGGAGAAGAAGCAACGACTGGAGTCGGTCGACCGCGCATTGAGCGAGGTACAGCGTGAGACTGCCAGTTTGGAGCATCGTATTTTGCGTCGTAATCAAGAGATCGATACCATCAACGAGCAGATCGCGCAGTTGAAGCAGTCCAGCGAACACCACGCCAACAAGAGTGAAGAGCTGGCCAAGACTCTGGAGATCGCCAACGATGAGCTGGATAAGGATCGCGAACAGTTACAAGGCATTGATGCGATTATCAATGAAATCGACGAAGGCCTTTCGGGGCGACGCAATGAGAGTCGTAGCTTTGATAAAGAGTTGACCAAGCTAGAAATTCGTCTTGCCGAAGAGCGTTCTCAGCTTGGTTTTATTCAGAATACTGCCTTGGATGAATATCAGGTCGATCTCTCGCAAGTCGATTGGAAAGCAGAACTGTGGGAGGGTAACGTTGAGTTTGAAAAGCGTGTCAATCTCGACGAAATGGATGACCCGGATAAGATTGCAGCGCAACCGAAGCAAGAGCGCCGCGATCCTAGCGAAGAAGAGCTGGCCGAGATGGACCAGACTGATTGGTCCACTATCGAGGCAGAAGTCGGCGAGTTAAAGGGACGTATTTCCAACATGGGGCCGGTGAACCTCGATGCGATTAGTGAGTATGCCGATTTGAAAGAGCGGCATGATTTCCTACAGGGGCAAAGTGAAGACCTGAATAATTCGAAGAACAAACTGGTCGAGACCATCGACCAAATTAACGATACCTCGCAGGCTCTTTTCCGTGAGACATTCGAGCAGGTTAAGAAAAACTTCGCATTCACATATGGTAAAATTTCGGGTGGTGGAGATTCCGATCTCTTGTTGGTCGATTCCGAAGACCCCTTGGAGTCTGGCATCGACATCATCGCCCGTCCCCCGGGCACGCGTCTAAAGAGTGTGACACTCCTATCAGGTGGGCAGCGCACCATGGCTGCGGTCGCGCTGCTGTTTGCCATCTACATGGTAAAGCCCAGCCCGTTCTGTGTGCTCGATGAGATTGACGCCGCGCTGGATGATGCTAACATTGGTCGTTTCTGTGATACGCTGCATGGTTTCACGGATAAATCTCAGTTCTTGATTATCACACACAACAAACGCACCATCTCTAACGCGGATACAGTCTTTGGCGTCACCATGCCGGAAAAGGGCGTTTCTACGCTCCTTTCTATGCGTTTTAACAAAGACGGCAAGCGTCCCGAGATGAGCGCGGACGAAAATCAGCAACCTTTTTAA
- a CDS encoding YggS family pyridoxal phosphate-dependent enzyme — protein sequence MIDYSSFEKNLSAVRARIVRACECSGRPLDSVTLLPVTKNHPLAAVEYAVRSGMCAVGENRVQEAADKRGSCEARVQWELIGHLQSNKAQNAVAIFDRIQSVDSLKLLRRLDRFAEEQGKSLAIMLQCNTGEDPNKHGFKVAEADSVLEVALGLEHLRVDGLMTIAPLSEDLEVARVAFERLRMLRDALSERFDVALPELSMGMTGDLEVAIAAGSTQIRVGTALYGEREY from the coding sequence ATGATTGATTACTCCAGTTTTGAGAAAAACTTATCGGCAGTGCGAGCTCGAATCGTGCGTGCATGTGAGTGTAGTGGTCGCCCTTTAGATTCCGTTACTCTCTTGCCTGTAACGAAGAATCACCCGCTTGCTGCGGTTGAGTATGCGGTGCGCAGTGGTATGTGTGCTGTGGGTGAGAATCGAGTGCAAGAAGCAGCGGATAAGCGCGGCTCATGCGAGGCGCGGGTCCAATGGGAGCTAATTGGTCATTTGCAGAGTAATAAAGCTCAAAATGCGGTGGCTATTTTTGATCGAATCCAGTCGGTGGATTCGCTGAAGCTGTTGCGCCGTTTGGATCGTTTTGCGGAAGAGCAGGGGAAGTCGCTGGCGATCATGTTGCAGTGTAATACCGGGGAAGACCCTAATAAGCACGGCTTTAAGGTGGCTGAGGCTGACTCGGTGTTAGAAGTGGCATTGGGCTTGGAGCATTTGCGAGTGGACGGTCTGATGACGATTGCGCCGCTGAGTGAGGATCTTGAGGTGGCGCGTGTCGCTTTTGAACGCTTGCGCATGCTACGGGATGCATTGTCTGAGCGCTTTGATGTGGCGCTGCCGGAGCTCTCGATGGGGATGACGGGCGACCTCGAAGTCGCGATTGCAGCTGGTTCGACGCAGATCCGAGTGGGCACCGCACTCTATGGTGAGCGCGAATATTGA
- a CDS encoding LysR family transcriptional regulator, with product MHVENFKIFSDLVESESFSRAAKLNGITQSAVSQQLRAMEKHFSILIVDRSQKQFRLTREGQKLYESAKEILYLYDKLNSELQEMKKVISGTIHISTVYSIGLHELPPYVKAFLSKYPEVNIRVEYRRANNVYEDILTNSIDLGLVAYPQKHKQLEVLPFHDDILVLVVSPDHPLASKKNVTLEEIAEQKFIGFEPDIPTRKATDQIFREANLEMEPVMEFDNVETVKRAVEINAGIAILPQTTVSREEAQGLLKVIKFKNKVYKRPLALIHRKGRVLTPAMKKLIDLLTSKDLNSLENDTEEV from the coding sequence ATGCACGTCGAAAATTTCAAAATATTCTCAGATTTAGTTGAGAGCGAGAGCTTTTCTCGCGCCGCCAAACTCAATGGTATCACCCAATCCGCGGTGAGCCAGCAATTGCGGGCGATGGAAAAACATTTCAGCATACTAATCGTCGATCGTAGTCAAAAGCAATTCCGACTGACACGCGAGGGGCAAAAACTTTACGAGTCCGCCAAGGAAATTCTCTATCTCTACGACAAGCTCAACAGCGAACTCCAAGAGATGAAGAAAGTCATTAGTGGCACCATTCACATTTCGACAGTTTATAGTATCGGCCTGCACGAGCTGCCTCCGTATGTGAAAGCATTTCTATCCAAATACCCGGAAGTCAATATCCGGGTGGAATACCGCCGCGCCAACAACGTTTACGAGGACATCCTCACCAACTCCATCGACCTCGGTCTGGTTGCCTATCCCCAAAAACATAAGCAGCTGGAAGTACTTCCCTTCCACGACGATATTTTAGTGCTCGTCGTCAGCCCGGATCACCCCTTGGCGAGCAAGAAGAACGTAACACTTGAAGAAATCGCTGAGCAAAAATTCATTGGCTTTGAGCCCGACATCCCCACCCGCAAGGCGACCGACCAGATCTTTCGCGAGGCCAACCTCGAGATGGAGCCCGTCATGGAGTTTGACAACGTCGAAACCGTCAAACGCGCTGTCGAGATCAATGCAGGTATCGCCATCCTTCCGCAGACCACAGTCAGCCGCGAAGAAGCACAAGGCCTGCTCAAGGTAATCAAATTCAAAAATAAGGTCTATAAACGCCCACTGGCACTGATCCACCGCAAGGGCCGCGTCCTGACTCCAGCGATGAAGAAGTTGATCGATCTACTCACATCGAAAGATCTGAATAGTCTGGAAAACGACACCGAAGAGGTTTAA
- a CDS encoding sterol desaturase family protein, translating into MWDVIWNTRSYFFWLMVVSLFCALAERMRPWRQGQRFLRAEFFQDLFWLFFNGHYFSILFAYVSVWLTRWWLPAMESAQAWNLLAAWPLWAQGLFYFVLKDWLDWCVHNLLHRVPALWEFHKIHHSITEMDWIGNFRFHWMEIVVYQSITYFPLVVLGVDPTVLLIIAVLNTLIGHLNHSNLDLSWGPLRYLLNSSRMHIWHHMHDLPEARRQGVNFGISLSVWDWLFRTAYWPSLEERPTQQPDTLGFPGMERVPVSLHGRLWSPFKRMGHRVRNSVLRLHR; encoded by the coding sequence ATGTGGGACGTTATTTGGAATACGCGCAGCTATTTTTTCTGGCTGATGGTCGTCTCACTGTTTTGTGCCTTGGCGGAGCGCATGCGGCCCTGGCGGCAGGGACAGCGCTTTTTGCGAGCCGAGTTCTTTCAAGATTTGTTTTGGTTGTTTTTCAATGGGCATTATTTCTCAATCCTGTTCGCCTATGTCAGCGTGTGGTTGACTCGCTGGTGGTTGCCGGCCATGGAGTCGGCGCAGGCTTGGAACCTGTTGGCTGCCTGGCCTCTTTGGGCGCAGGGGCTTTTTTATTTTGTGCTGAAAGACTGGCTGGACTGGTGCGTGCACAACCTGCTGCACCGCGTGCCGGCGCTATGGGAGTTTCACAAGATTCATCATAGTATTACGGAAATGGATTGGATCGGGAATTTCCGCTTTCACTGGATGGAAATCGTGGTCTACCAATCGATCACTTACTTTCCCTTGGTGGTCTTGGGGGTCGATCCCACGGTGCTTTTGATTATTGCGGTGCTCAATACGCTGATCGGGCACTTGAACCATAGTAATCTTGATCTGAGCTGGGGGCCTTTGCGCTATTTGCTCAATTCCTCGCGTATGCATATATGGCATCACATGCATGATTTGCCGGAGGCACGTCGGCAGGGGGTGAATTTTGGCATTTCCTTGAGCGTGTGGGATTGGCTGTTTCGCACCGCTTATTGGCCGAGCTTAGAGGAGCGCCCCACGCAGCAGCCCGATACGCTCGGGTTTCCCGGGATGGAGCGCGTGCCTGTTTCGCTTCACGGGCGCTTGTGGAGTCCCTTTAAGCGTATGGGGCACAGAGTGCGAAACTCGGTGTTGCGTCTCCATCGCTGA